In Desulfuribacillus stibiiarsenatis, the genomic window GAACATCATGTTACTTACTGTGTTACTACCAGCAATGAATGCACCTAAAGCTCCGATAACTGCTGCGAAGAACGGCCATGCTCCACCAGCTAGTGCCGCAACACCTGATGCTAATTCTAGTGGCATACTGCGTAATCCTTCAATATCAGTCATACCAGAACGGATGAATACGCGTACCATTGGTACAGCGAAACCGATTGCAAGTGAAGCGCTTACAGTTGTCTTGAAAGAAGATTTAATAGCCCCTGTCAATTCACTAACTTTCATGCTTTGAATAAAGAATGTGCAAATTACTACTGCTACGAAGATAGCAAAAGGAAGATATAATGGTTCAATCATCTTCGTTACACCTGTAACGCCTAAGATATCAGTCATACCTACTTTGAAATCTCTTAAGAAAGTAGTTAGTGGCTTAATTGTTCTACTAGCGATTAAGAAAACACCAACTAATACATAAGGAAGCCAAGCTTTAAATAGGTTCATACCTTTACGCTCTTCACCTACGTTAAGCGTAACACTACCAATCCACTTCGGATCCCAAGCACTCTTTTCTGGGAAATCCCATGTAGTTTTAGGCATTAAGAACTTGTTTTTCGCAGCAAATACTACAATTACAAGACCCACTAATGGACCAATTACTGATGGGAATTCAGGTCCTAATAAATAAGCAACTGCCATATAAGGAATCGTTAATGCTAGACCAGCGAAGATTGCGAAAGGTGCAACTTCTAGACCTTCTTTAAACGATTTATTTTTACCAAATGTTTTCGTTAATAATGCTACGATGAATAAAGGAATCAAAATACCGATTGTACCGTGAAGTACAGCTACATTTAGACCAATTTCGTAAAGGTATTGCGACCACTCCATACCTGAAGCAGCTACTGCATCTTTAACCATTGGATCATTTAAACCACTGTTAACCCCAACTAGGATTGGCGTACCTACAGCTCCGAAGGATACTGGAGTACTTTGGATAATAAGTGCAGACATTACCGCAGCCATCGCTGGGAATCCTAACGCTACTAATAGTGGCGCTGCAACCGCTGCTGGAGTACCGAAACCAGCTGCTCCTTCAATAAACGCTCCAAACATCCATGCAATGATAATTACTTGAATTCTTCTGTCAGGTGTGATGTCCATAAATCCTCTGCGGATTGTACTAACGGCACCACTGTTCGTTAATGTGTTCAAAAGTAATATTGCACCAAAAACGATTAAAAGAATTTCAAAAGATATTAGTAAACCTTCAATAATTGCTGCAGTTACTACTGTACCTGATACTCCCCAATAAGTAAGAGCAAGGATTGATGTTACTGCTAATGCTAATGGCATCGCGTATTTTGCTGGCCATCTAAGCACTACTAGGAAAATGAATACGGTCAATACAGGTGTTAAAGCTAATATTGCGTTCATTTTAAACCTCCTCAGTTTTTGTGTACTTCTTGTGTTTTGATACTAAACTTCTACATTTCTCTCTATTATGTTCCAAGAACTCTCTTTCTATAACACCCCCCTAACGAAGTAACTCTTCAGCAAGTAATTCTGCTGATTATTTGTTCGAGTGTCTCTCTTCTAGTATTATACACAAGCTGTGAAAAATCCTGCACTTTAGCGCCCATAATTTTAGCACATTCATGCCATTCTGGACCAAAATGCAACCAATGCGCAAAATGGTCTTTTGCTTCATTCCCTAAGACCTTCGTATACTAATACATATTTCAAAAATATCTTTTCATTCGTTTCAATTCATTTGTTATGATTTTTTATTGCGATAGGACTCTGCCAGCACTTCCATGGTATGCATAATTGGAACTTCTATCTTTGCTTGATCATGACCGTCAGCAAACTGCATCATACAAGAGCCGCAGCCTGTAACAACCGTATCTGCCCCACTAGCCTTTA contains:
- a CDS encoding L-lactate permease; translation: MNAILALTPVLTVFIFLVVLRWPAKYAMPLALAVTSILALTYWGVSGTVVTAAIIEGLLISFEILLIVFGAILLLNTLTNSGAVSTIRRGFMDITPDRRIQVIIIAWMFGAFIEGAAGFGTPAAVAAPLLVALGFPAMAAVMSALIIQSTPVSFGAVGTPILVGVNSGLNDPMVKDAVAASGMEWSQYLYEIGLNVAVLHGTIGILIPLFIVALLTKTFGKNKSFKEGLEVAPFAIFAGLALTIPYMAVAYLLGPEFPSVIGPLVGLVIVVFAAKNKFLMPKTTWDFPEKSAWDPKWIGSVTLNVGEERKGMNLFKAWLPYVLVGVFLIASRTIKPLTTFLRDFKVGMTDILGVTGVTKMIEPLYLPFAIFVAVVICTFFIQSMKVSELTGAIKSSFKTTVSASLAIGFAVPMVRVFIRSGMTDIEGLRSMPLELASGVAALAGGAWPFFAAVIGALGAFIAGSNTVSNMMFSLFQYGVATEIGVAQTVIVAAQAVGGAAGNMITVHNVVAASATVGLMDREGEIIRKTIIPLTYYLIMAGILTLVAINIGAGIML